One part of the Mariniflexile litorale genome encodes these proteins:
- a CDS encoding CAL67264 family membrane protein, producing MAMNKNTVLAWATTIMIIVGVALILMGAFKYDDVAGWGFAAVGIGFFAIAWVFNALKGRV from the coding sequence ATGGCAATGAATAAAAACACAGTATTGGCTTGGGCCACAACAATTATGATAATAGTAGGCGTCGCATTAATTTTAATGGGTGCTTTTAAATACGATGATGTAGCGGGTTGGGGTTTTGCAGCTGTAGGTATTGGTTTTTTTGCCATTGCTTGGGTCTTTAATGCTTTAAAGGGGCGTGTATAA
- the ettA gene encoding energy-dependent translational throttle protein EttA: protein MSDDKKVIFSMSGLTKTFTGANTPVLKNIYLSFFYGAKIGILGLNGSGKSTLLKIIAGVEKNYQGDVTFLQDYSVGYLEQEPQLDESKTVLEIVKEGAAETVAILDEYNKINDMFGLEEVYSNPDKMDKLMARQAELQDKIDASNAWELDTKLEIAMDALRTPDGDKKIGVLSGGERRRVALCRLLLQEPDVLLLDEPTNHLDAESVHWLEHHLAQYKGTVIAVTHDRYFLDNVAGWILELDRGEGIPWKGNYSSWLDQKSKRLAQESKTASKRQKTLERELEWVRQGAKGRQTKQKARLNNYDKLLSQDQKQLDEKLEIYIPNGPRLGTNVIEAVGVSKGFDDKLLYEDLNFKLPQAGIVGVIGPNGAGKTTIFRMIMGEQTPDKGEFLVGETAKIAYVDQAHSNIDPEKTIWQNFSDEQELVLMGGKEVNSRAYLSRFNFSGGEQNKKVKLLSGGERNRLHLAMTLKEEGNVLLLDEPTNDLDVNTLRALEEGLENFAGCAVVISHDRWFLDRICTHILAFEGDSQVYFFEGSFSEYEESKKKRLGGDLTPKRIKYKKLVR from the coding sequence ATGTCTGACGATAAAAAAGTTATCTTCTCAATGTCTGGTTTAACCAAGACATTTACTGGTGCAAATACGCCAGTATTAAAAAATATTTATTTAAGTTTTTTTTACGGTGCTAAAATTGGAATTTTAGGTTTAAATGGATCGGGTAAGTCTACCTTGCTTAAAATTATTGCGGGGGTTGAAAAGAATTATCAAGGAGATGTTACTTTTTTGCAAGATTACTCGGTTGGGTATTTAGAGCAAGAGCCACAGCTTGATGAAAGCAAAACCGTTTTAGAAATTGTAAAAGAAGGTGCAGCTGAAACTGTTGCTATTCTTGATGAATACAATAAAATAAACGATATGTTTGGTTTAGAAGAAGTGTATTCTAACCCAGATAAAATGGACAAACTCATGGCTAGACAAGCTGAGCTTCAAGATAAAATTGATGCTTCGAATGCTTGGGAATTAGATACCAAATTAGAAATTGCTATGGATGCACTTAGAACACCAGATGGCGATAAAAAAATAGGTGTATTATCAGGTGGAGAACGTCGTCGTGTAGCATTATGCCGATTGCTGTTACAAGAGCCAGATGTGTTGTTATTGGATGAGCCAACCAACCACTTAGATGCAGAATCGGTACATTGGTTAGAGCATCATTTAGCACAATATAAAGGAACTGTTATTGCAGTAACTCACGATAGATACTTTTTAGATAACGTTGCTGGGTGGATATTAGAATTAGATAGAGGAGAGGGTATTCCTTGGAAAGGTAATTATTCTTCTTGGTTAGATCAAAAATCAAAGCGTTTAGCTCAAGAAAGTAAGACAGCTTCGAAGCGCCAAAAAACATTGGAGCGTGAGTTAGAGTGGGTTCGTCAAGGTGCCAAAGGACGTCAAACCAAACAAAAAGCACGTTTAAACAATTATGATAAATTATTAAGTCAAGACCAAAAACAACTTGACGAAAAATTAGAGATTTATATTCCTAATGGGCCACGTTTAGGCACGAATGTTATAGAAGCGGTTGGTGTAAGTAAAGGTTTTGATGATAAATTGTTGTACGAAGATTTAAACTTCAAACTACCACAAGCAGGTATTGTTGGTGTTATTGGCCCGAATGGTGCTGGTAAAACAACTATTTTTAGAATGATTATGGGTGAACAAACACCAGATAAAGGTGAGTTTCTAGTAGGTGAAACAGCTAAAATAGCGTACGTAGATCAGGCACATTCTAACATTGACCCCGAAAAAACAATTTGGCAAAATTTTAGCGATGAACAAGAGCTTGTTTTAATGGGAGGTAAAGAGGTGAATTCTAGAGCTTATTTAAGTCGTTTTAATTTTTCAGGAGGAGAACAAAATAAAAAAGTGAAATTACTTTCTGGAGGTGAGAGAAACCGTCTTCATTTAGCCATGACACTTAAAGAGGAAGGCAACGTACTACTTTTGGATGAGCCAACCAATGATCTTGATGTGAATACTTTACGCGCTTTAGAAGAAGGTTTAGAAAACTTTGCAGGTTGTGCCGTCGTGATATCGCATGATAGATGGTTTTTAGATAGAATCTGTACCCATATTTTGGCTTTCGAAGGCGATTCGCAAGTGTATTTCTTTGAAGGTAGTTTTAGCGAGTACGAAGAAAGTAAAAAGAAACGTTTGGGAGGTGATTTAACACCTAAACGTATTAAGTATAAGAAGTTAGTGCGTTAA